The Panulirus ornatus isolate Po-2019 chromosome 8, ASM3632096v1, whole genome shotgun sequence genome includes the window CCTCTTAGTTCATCATTTACATATTAAGGCAACAGTCTCCATTGTGTAATGCTAAAGTGAAGCTAAATAGAAAGACTCCATGTTTCTGGTGCACAAAGACATGTGGTTGTGCAGAGAATGATACCGTCAgttgtttatgatttttttcccattttttgtttCACACCACCTCATGTTTCATTGACATTCTGTAGAGGCGTTGTTTTAGAATTGATATAGAAACCCTATGAGGCACTTTAGAATTTGAACAAAACACCAAGTGGATTTTTAATCTAAGCAAAGCTTTAAGTGGAGGGGTTTGCTTTCTAGTTTGGGTTGCCATAGGGTCCCTTAGTTCTAGTTGATAGATTTTGACAAAAGTGGTAAAGATCGATACCTTACACTTAAACACTTGGTATAAGTTAGTTTTATGGTACaagataatttttttattataaaattGTAGTTCTGGCTTCTTCCCTGAATAACAAAATTACATTCACTTTAATAAGTAAAATGTGACTGTGAAGCCTGATATTTATCACACACTGTCAACTTGGCAGCATGGTATCCAGGCATGGTATCCAGGCATGGCAAACTACCTTGAAATGAAGGCACAAACTTCATGAATAAATTTATGCCCCGAGGGTTTGCTCAGTTTATGTAAATATCCACTTGTGAGAGTTAAGGGATTGAAATTTTACCCTAAATATCCAAAGGTGTAATAAGTACAATAAGAGAAAATACCATGAACATTCAGGGCCAGAGATTAGTCAACACCTTGCCTACAGTCATCAGAAACATGACGGGATGTTCAGTAAAAAGAATATAAGGAGGCCCTGGATGAGtatttacaaagtgtaccagaagAGCCGGGCTATGGTGGTTACAAGGGCCTGTGGGCTGGAGCTTCCAAGAGCTTGATCGACCAGTGATTCAGTACTGCAGCTTGAACTCCTCTTGGGTTGAAAGACCTCTGAAAACTGCCAGGTAAATTACAGGGAATAACTGCTATTGTAGTTCTTAAGTGGTGCATGACAGTATATGCATTATTGAAATAAAATCTATTTGCAAGTACCTGTACTGTAATACATGCAAAACTTTGAAGGGAGGAAACATAAGGGAACTACATTGCTTATTTTAAATCTATCTCATGCACACTCTACATCCCCCGtgcattttcaggccctaatcactcaaaacctGTTAACTGCTATCTCTTGCCTTCTTTATATCCCCCTACATTTTCAAACCCAGATCACTGAGAACCATGTATTGTTCTTTCTTCCATCTCGAGTTCAGTCTTCCCCTTGTTTACCCCTCCTTtttttgacacatataccctttctGTCAGCTTTGTCTCCATCAtgttctccacatgtccaaaccatttcagtacaccctctttagcagctctcatccatactcttcttattactgcatttctctcttaccctatcatttcttacttggtCAATtctcctcacaccgcatattatcctcaagcatttcatttccaactcattcatcctcttccgcACTTTCTCGTTTGTATGTCTTTGCATAGAGTTACAGTAACTTTAACAATTAAGAGTGGGTGATTCATTTTTATGGCAAGCACAATGTCATGTATGAGTACTTGTTCTTATGATTGGCGAATCATTAAACATCTGAGAAAAGTTCAGATTAGTAAGGGATTTGATAAAGGCTGGGGTCATATCTTCCATTAAAAGGTAATAGTTGACGCATTTGGTGTATAAGGTGATATTGTAATATGATTGTCAGTTTTATTAAATGGTATGCATCTGCAGTTGTGTTCCTTAATATTTCATGTTTGTTCACACAGATCTGAAGAAGCCTCAGATATGTGTGGTGAAACGTCATCATTAAAATATGAAAATGCTGATGATGTACGAATACTACATAAGAGGATAGAATGAAAACTCagcagaaaagaagatagaaaatgGTAATTGTTGATATAAATCGGATTATGTTACCTTTTGCAGTCATGCCTGGATCATTGTTAGTTTAGTTATTTTAACTTTTAAATCCTTTTGTCCAGGGAGGCTGAGTGATTTTGATGATGAGAATGTGTTATCCATTCCCTCATTTTTGCTGAAATAATATCTTGTCTTTATTTGTGATGAGATGTTTGTTTTTACGGTCAAATGGAACAACTTTGATATATATGGGTTGATGATTTACCTTCAttttaaaaggaaaataatttttaGTGCAATCAGTGTGTCTATTCTCATGGCTGATCTGGAAATGTAACCTATCCACACAGTTGTATGGATGTCATATGTGTATTGCAAAAGAATTTCATTCGAAAGACGTATTACAGTTGTTGACTAACGTTCCAGGACATTCCTGAACAAAGCTTTACTGGGCCCTATGTCATGAGAGGCAGAGATAGATGTCTCTGTACAGCATTAACCAGTTGCATACCAGGACTTCAGGAATGAATCAGGACTTCTGTCTGCTTTTTGTGAGTGTGCATAATATGAAAAGTGCAGAACACCACCCTAAGGTTTACTCAAGTAAAGTGAGATGTTTTTATATCTTTAAAGTTTTTAGGTTGAGTATGATGATGAGAGGGTGAATGTGAGAGGAGAAAATCATCATTATGTGCGAGGCTTGACTACTGTATGACCATCTTCTGTTTCTTTAcccactctctcttttttttctgaggcATGACTTCATTGAGAATGTTTCATCTTTTGACTGGAGCCTTTGACTGTATGAAAAATAGTAATGGCAGTAAAGAATAAAGGTTAGCTAAATAGTTTGAAGGATTTCACTGATCAGTAGCCAATATGTTTCAAAAATGAATTGAGGTATTTTAATTTGGGGATCTGAGCATGAATGATGCTTAAAATTGTTAGTTGGCTCTAGTTTTGAAGATATGGAGTGTGTCCCAATATGTATGAACTGCACTAGTTTTGTCATTTTGCAATTTAAGGAAAGAAAAGGCAACCCTGAGGGCAGGAAGTTGATGATGCAATCAGCACCCAGGTATTGTATTGCCCTACTTGCTGCTTATCATTTCCTTGTGGGGAATCTACTTGGTGCACACATGTTTCTCATTGCCTAGTCATTTTTCATACCCTAACATTTTTATTTGTGCTGTGCTCTTTTCATGAAGTTGTTGTCTGTATTCGAGCTGAAGTTGCCTTAAATTTTGTAATCATAATGCAAGACAGTTTCTTAATTAACTTACTTGCTGCTTATGGTTCCAAGTGCTGATACTCTGTAAGGCTGGGGACAAGAAGAGTTGGGCCCCACATGTATGATACAATGCTAGTGGAATAATCCTTCACTGCTGGTTGAATTGTCAAATATGAAAGATGCTTTTTGCCGGGCCCATGGTGTGGAGGTAGCTGACAGATCATGTCAGTGACTTATTTCTGCTTGGTGCCTCCAATCTGGCAAGGTAtatctaagaagaaaaaaagtggacCTTAAGCTATTCTGAATATACCATCTGATATTTCTAGTACATTGAAGGACCCATTCTGGAACCCTCAATCTGATCTTTTCTAGAATTGGAGGATGAATAGGATGACAAAATTTATGAGGCATGAGCCAGTAACATTGAGAGTTCTTGATTTTATACCTATTGTGATTGAACCACACAGGTTCATGCAGAATGAATTGAGTGACCTTGGCTGACATCTGGAATTGTCAAAGAGTAAGGCATTATTGTTTGGCTTGAGACTGCAGCCATGAAATCTCATTGAATGATATGACAGTGTCTGTATTTCTTGCCTGGCAGAAAGATTTCACTCCATTATTTAAGATGGAAGGTAACCTTGTTGCCTGAAGCAATGTATTTGGCCCGATGGCAACCCTCAGTGTTAATCATAACCATGAGGTGTGGAGACCTTTTATTGAGTGGTCAAAGTTGAGTTTCACATCTGTTTTGCTGCATGATGGCAACATGTTATCCATTCCAGTTGTTCATGTAGTCCATATGAAGGGATCATATAACAACATGAGACATCTTTTGAACTGTTTAGATTACAAGAAATAATAATGGCAGCTTTGTGGCAGCTATGATTATTGCTATCATGCTTGGACTGCAGCAGGGCTACTCACAGTTTGCTGTTTCAAGTGCGAGTGGGGTAGTTGAACAAACATTTCCCATTACAAAATGAGGGACTGGGCTTCCTGACAGTTGTGGAACCAGGAACAAAAAACGAACAGTACCAAATGCTGGTAGAATCCAGCAAGATTGTGCTACTATTATTGCATGTTATGAAAAACTCACATAAGGGTATGGATAAAAATGGGCCAATGTTTAGGTACCTCAATGGGAAATTCCAAGGCTCAGTGGGGTGAAAATCAAGGAGGGTGCGATTGTCTTTCCACAGATCCATGAGCTTTCAGAGACGAGCAGTTCAGCTGCATCCtcagtgtggtaatgataagacaGTGGAATGCCATCTGGCTGGTTGTAGCCAACTTTCTAGGAAATATCAAGGATGATAGCTACAAGGAACTTGTGGGAAACCTGCTGTTATCCTGTCAATAAATGGGCTGCAACATGTCTTTAAAGGATACATTTTCTCCATTCTCACCTTGGTATTATTCCAGCTAACTGTGGTGCAGTGAGTGATAAGCATGGTGAACATCTCAGTGATAGAGAAACAATACCAGGGCAAATGGAGTTCATTGATGTTAGTGGACTATTGCTGGACGGTAACGAGATGATCCAGGACTTGTATACAAGCAGCAGATGAAGAGATTTCCTGTTTGATTGTGGTAGACCAGTGACTGTGCTCTGTATCACCACCATAGTGTGTAATATGTGAAAAACTTAAGATAATGAATTTTTCTTGGAAAATTTAGCCAGTTGAGTGTTTTCATAATCATCTTCATGTTCAGCATCCCAAAGTCTGGAAAGATAAACAATTACATCTCCAGAACATAAGTCAAAATTTGTTGATCATTGTTACTTGGTAGAATACTTTCATGATCAGTATATTCTTAACATTAGGTTATTGCAAACAGTATGAAACACTGGAACACTTCATTGCTGTTTGAAGGCTTGTCACTCTTTTTGTTTAAAAATACAGTAATACTTTTTGTGGTGTAAAAATTAGACATGCAAGTAACTCATAGGCAGCATTTCATCGGATTTCTGTCATAGAAAGTCAGTTTTTAAGGTTAGTTGTACTGCTTTCTGTATTGTTGCATACAAGAATAGTATACGTAATGTGATGGCTTCTCCACAGGTGATTCGCTTTGGTCACGATTGGGATCCGACATGCATGAAGATGGACGAAGTTCTTTACAACATTGCTGAAAAAGTTAAAAACTTCGCTGTTATATATCTGGTTGACATAACTGAAGTTCCGGATTTCAATAAAATGTATGAGTTGTATGATCCCTGCACATGTATGTTTTTCTTTAGGAACAAGCACATTATGATTGATCTGGGAACTGGTAACAACAACAAGATCAACTGGGCTTTGGAAGACAAGCAAGAAATGATTGATATTATAGAGACAGTGTACCGTGGTGCAAGGAAAGGGAGAGGTTTGGTGGTATCACCCAAAGATTACTCAACAAAATACAGATATTGAATACTGTTAGTTTTAGtagattttttaaaagaaaaatatgtagttTGTAATTTTTTGATATAAATCTTTTCCTATTAAAAACAAGATTAGTTAGTGTTATGAAATTACAATTTAAAATATGTTGGGATTATTTTTTTTGGACATGAGCTCATTATTAGAGAATGCAGGTAGTTATTGCAATACCTCATTTACCTAAGCTTAATGTGTATAGAAAAAGCAAACCAGAGGCAGAAAGTTCCAACCTTGTCCTTTATTATTCAGAGAACTTAAAATCCTGAATTAATGTCATAGTAAATTTATGTGATGGACTTTCACTCACAGCTTTGAAAGATGCTTTAggtatgaatgaataaatagcaGAAAAGTTTTAAGTTATTCATACTTTCCCATTTCATGATACTTTAATATTATTCTGAGGAATGAGTACATGATACTGTGCTCAAATTAGGTAGGTGAAACACAATGATGTGATCTTTTCATGCTAATGTATGCACTGTAATGTCTCAAATCTGGCAAGCTTGTGGTTAATCAGTTGCTGAGTTATTGAGTTTGCCAGATTATAAGTATCAGTATTGCCAAGGGGACCTGATAGCTGTTTGAATAAATCATAACAACCATTTAAGTTTCATTTTCACAATGTATAATTTTATACGAGTTGAACTACATTATAAGTACTCACTGAACTTGTCAAAATTCTAATGTATATTTCCGGTGCAAAGATGTACTGTTTAAAGTAACTGTCAACAATTCTTCAATTTTTTCTAGTGCCAAGATGTACTGTGTAGGGTAGCTTTTTATATCATATGTAATTAGATTACCAACCACAACAATCAGGCAGGTTATGCGATAACATGCCCTTCTCTTCCTTATGTAAAATTTCCACCAGCAGAATTGTAAGTGTGACTTGCTTTGTTTCTGTACTTTCATCATGGGAAAAAAAGacgggaaagtattcacgaatttttgagaaagtgaaaacctttcttttgaaatgtgccaggtcttagttactgggaaagacatgagatggcagAGAGTGCCAAAGCTTCGACATatggggaaagaagcaggtatcaaaatggcccaccctggagttgctgatggccgcacaataatcatgtgatgcaacagcttgctgagtattgcatggtctagctagtggtgtggggacACAAGCTTGTCAAGCAACTACTaaagtattatatttttttattatactttgtcgctgtctcccgcgtttgcgaggtagcgcaaggaaacagacgaaagaaatggcccaaccccccccccccatacacatgtatatacatacgtccacacacgcaaatatacatacctacacagctttccatggtttaccccagacgcttcacatgccctgcttcaatccactgacagcacgtcaaccccggtataccacatcgctccaattcactctattccttgccctcctttcaccctcctgcatgttcaggccccgatcacacaaaatctttttcactccatctttccacctccaatttggtctccctcttctccttgttccctccacctccgacacatatatcctcttggtcaatctttcctctctcatcctctccatgtgcccaaaccacttcaaaacaccctcttctgctctctcaaccacgctctttttatttccatacatctctcttacccttacgttactcactcgatcaaaccacctcacaccacacattgtcctcaaacatctcatttccagcacatccatcctcctgcgcacaactctatccatagcccacgcctcgcaaccatacaacattgttggaaccactattccttcaaacatacccatttttgctttccgagataatgttctcgacttccacacattcttcaaggcccccaggattttcgccccctcccccaccctatgatccacttccacttccatggttccatccgctgccagatccactcccagatatctaaaacacttcacttcctccagtttttctccattcaaactcacctcccaattgacttgaccctcaaccctactgtacctaataaccttgctcttattcacatttactcttaactttcttcttccacacacttttccaaactcagtcaccagcttctgcagtttctcacatgaatcagccaccagcgctgtatcatcagcgaacaactgactcacttcccaagctctctcatccccaacagacttcatacttgcccctctttccaaaactcttgcatttacctccctaacaaccccatccataaacaaattaaacaaccatggagacatcacacacccctgccgcaaacctacattcactgagaaccaatcactttcctctcttcctacacgtacacatgccttacatcctcgataaaaacttttcactgcttctaacaacttgcctcccacaccatatattcttaataccttccacagagcatctctatcaactctatcatatgccttctccagatccataaatgctacatacaaatccatttgcttttctaagtatttctcacatacattcttcaaagcaaacacctgatccacacatcctctaccacttctgaaaccacactgctcttccccaatctgatgctctgtacataccttcaccctctcaatcaataccctcccatataatttaccaggaatactcaacaaacttatacctctgtaatttgagcactcactcttatcccctttgcctttgtacaatggcactatgcacgcattccgccaatcctcaggcacctcaccatgagtcatacatacattaaataacctcaccaaccagtcaacaatacagtcacccccttttttaataaattccactgcaataccatccaaacctgctgccttgccggctttcatcttccgcaaagctttcactacctcttcacttgcctctcttgatctttcttctcatgcccaggtgcatatgcaccaataatcacccacctctctccatcaactttcagttttacccatattaatcgagaatttactttcttacactctatcacatactcccacaactcctgtttcaggagtattgctactccttcccttgctcttgtcctctcactaacccctgactttactccccagacattcccaaaccactcttcccctttacccttgagcttcgtttcactcagagccaaaacatccaggttcctttcctcaaacatactacctatctctccttttttcacatcttggttacatccacacacatttaggcaccccactctgagccttcgaggaggatgagcactccccgcgtgactccttcttctgtttcccattttagaaagttaatacaaggaggggaggatttctggccccctgctcccgtcccctctagtcgctttctacgacacgcgaggaatacgtgggaagtattctttcacccctatccccagggataatatacatatatatatacatatacacatacacatacatacgcacatatacacacacacacacatacatataaatacatatgagaaatgtaagaaacaatttagaaaactgaaacttctagcttgaaatgaatgaaaaaataagaatgtcacataatggttcaacctctggctatggaaaaaatgAAGGGGTAAAaagaaataacaatgaaaataactcACTGTAAAGA containing:
- the Dim1 gene encoding thioredoxin-like protein 4A, which codes for MSYMLQHLHNGWQVDQAILSEEDRVVVIRFGHDWDPTCMKMDEVLYNIAEKVKNFAVIYLVDITEVPDFNKMYELYDPCTCMFFFRNKHIMIDLGTGNNNKINWALEDKQEMIDIIETVYRGARKGRGLVVSPKDYSTKYRY